Proteins found in one Psychrilyobacter piezotolerans genomic segment:
- a CDS encoding HPr family phosphocarrier protein, protein MAFKTVEITNDTGLHTRPGNEFVTVAKTFESKIEVENEAGKKVKGTSLLKLLSLGIKKGTNVTVHAEGTDADVAVEKLTDLLANLRD, encoded by the coding sequence ATGGCATTCAAAACAGTAGAAATAACAAATGATACAGGACTACATACAAGACCAGGAAACGAGTTCGTAACTGTAGCTAAAACTTTCGAATCAAAAATTGAAGTTGAAAATGAAGCAGGTAAAAAAGTTAAGGGAACATCATTATTAAAATTATTATCTCTAGGGATAAAAAAGGGAACTAACGTAACTGTACATGCAGAAGGAACAGATGCTGACGTTGCTGTTGAAAAATTAACAGATCTTTTAGCAAACTTAAGAGACTAA
- the fabV gene encoding enoyl-ACP reductase FabV has product MIIKPRVRGSLALNCHPMGCKKIVEDQIKIAKDSKQYKGPKKVLILGASSGYGLATRISLAFGGSKSDTIGVSFEKEGTEKKVGSAGWYNNIWFKEAAEKEGLIAKNFIGDAFSHEMRKEVLEYIKDEFGGKIDLLVYSVASGVRQDPDTGIVHRSCIKPINEEFGGYTLNIQKEEIEYMSVESATEEEIANTVKVMGGEDWSHWVKTLVDEDVCNEGFKSVAYSYIGGDITRAVYRDGTIGQAKEHLEQTAVELNTLVSEKLGGEVYTSVNRAITTKASAFIPCFSIYASVLFKVMAEQGKEEPCMEHTHRLLADMIYGDSPNFDAQGRMRPDSWELTDEIQEKSVNIYNDITEENFKELCDFKLYKKYFMNLNGFEADGVDYDSDVDLEWLSTLRP; this is encoded by the coding sequence ATGATAATTAAACCAAGAGTAAGAGGAAGTTTAGCTCTAAACTGTCATCCTATGGGATGTAAAAAAATAGTTGAAGATCAAATTAAGATTGCAAAAGATAGTAAACAGTATAAAGGTCCAAAAAAAGTACTGATTTTAGGAGCGTCCTCAGGATATGGATTAGCTACTAGAATTTCATTGGCATTTGGTGGAAGTAAATCCGACACCATTGGAGTTTCATTTGAAAAAGAAGGAACGGAAAAAAAAGTTGGAAGTGCTGGTTGGTATAACAACATATGGTTTAAAGAAGCAGCAGAAAAAGAAGGCTTAATCGCCAAAAACTTTATCGGAGATGCTTTTTCCCATGAGATGAGAAAAGAAGTTCTTGAATATATAAAGGATGAATTTGGAGGAAAGATAGACCTTCTAGTATACAGTGTTGCTTCTGGAGTAAGACAGGATCCTGATACCGGGATTGTACACAGATCTTGCATCAAACCTATAAATGAGGAATTTGGCGGATATACATTAAATATTCAAAAAGAAGAGATTGAGTATATGAGCGTTGAGTCTGCAACAGAGGAAGAAATTGCAAACACTGTGAAAGTTATGGGTGGAGAAGACTGGAGTCACTGGGTAAAAACATTGGTAGACGAAGATGTCTGTAATGAAGGGTTTAAAAGTGTGGCTTATTCATATATTGGCGGGGATATAACTCGTGCTGTATATAGAGATGGGACTATTGGTCAGGCAAAAGAACATTTAGAACAAACTGCTGTAGAATTAAATACTCTGGTAAGTGAGAAACTGGGTGGAGAAGTATATACTTCTGTCAACAGAGCCATCACCACAAAGGCCAGTGCATTTATCCCATGTTTTTCTATCTATGCTTCTGTACTATTCAAAGTTATGGCAGAACAGGGAAAGGAAGAGCCGTGTATGGAGCACACTCATAGGCTGCTTGCTGATATGATCTACGGGGATTCACCTAATTTTGATGCACAGGGTAGAATGAGACCGGATTCTTGGGAATTAACTGACGAGATCCAGGAAAAAAGTGTAAATATATATAATGATATCACAGAGGAGAATTTTAAAGAATTATGTGATTTTAAATTATATAAAAAATATTTTATGAATTTAAATGGTTTTGAAGCAGATGGAGTCGATTATGATAGCGATGTAGATTTAGAGTGGTTGTCAACTTTGAGACCTTAA
- a CDS encoding YihY/virulence factor BrkB family protein: MKLTIKKFIEVTRKQISQSNKLIFKILKLILFTFENYKKSRSDLWSSALTFYSLLTIVPVIAIAFVITRGFGIEKMIKEELYKTFFIQDKILDQILVFSQKTLENTKSELIAGTGILFLIWSVVKIFSAVERSFNEIWKVEESRSFVRKLTDYMSLIFLFPLIVVLSNGLSAILKIFILKIYPGLIGVLNFIPQILVIIFFTLIYLIIPNTKVKLSTAFIAGLFSGIVFQITQSAFIHLQVSLLNYNAIYGSFSLIPIFIMWQKIVWFIILLGAHLSFIIQNSYKYSYTINEINLNFSSKRDISIICIYYLIRNYEENRPPMSTNELSHKLGIAIGVTQDILNMLAKLKFIVEIVTSSDERKYKISKNIDILSIGYVISQITQVGYSQEVGEESREILEKIDKAIENFQYDLLLKDIEI, from the coding sequence GTGAAGTTAACCATAAAAAAATTTATAGAGGTCACAAGAAAACAGATAAGCCAGAGTAATAAATTAATTTTTAAAATATTAAAGTTAATCTTATTTACATTTGAAAATTATAAAAAGAGCAGATCGGACCTGTGGTCATCTGCACTGACATTTTATTCTCTTCTAACCATCGTTCCTGTAATAGCCATAGCCTTTGTTATTACCAGGGGATTCGGGATAGAAAAAATGATAAAAGAGGAGCTGTATAAAACCTTTTTTATACAGGATAAAATTTTGGATCAGATCTTGGTTTTTTCCCAGAAAACTTTGGAAAATACCAAGAGCGAGTTGATAGCAGGGACGGGGATTTTATTTTTAATCTGGTCGGTAGTGAAGATATTTTCTGCAGTGGAGAGGTCATTCAATGAAATCTGGAAGGTGGAGGAGTCCCGGAGTTTTGTAAGGAAACTTACCGATTATATGTCGTTGATATTTTTATTTCCATTGATTGTAGTGCTGTCCAATGGACTTTCAGCAATCTTGAAAATTTTTATATTGAAGATATACCCGGGATTGATAGGGGTCTTAAATTTTATCCCGCAGATACTTGTCATAATATTTTTTACCCTTATATATTTAATTATTCCAAATACAAAGGTTAAATTGTCCACAGCATTTATAGCAGGATTATTTTCAGGAATTGTATTTCAGATAACACAATCTGCCTTCATCCACCTGCAGGTCAGCTTGTTAAACTATAATGCTATCTATGGAAGTTTTTCCCTTATACCTATATTTATAATGTGGCAGAAGATAGTATGGTTTATTATTTTATTGGGGGCTCATCTGTCCTTTATAATACAGAATTCCTATAAGTATTCCTACACTATAAATGAGATAAATTTAAATTTTTCATCTAAAAGAGATATTTCCATTATATGTATATATTACCTCATAAGAAACTATGAGGAAAACAGGCCCCCCATGAGTACCAATGAATTGTCCCATAAACTGGGGATAGCCATAGGGGTGACCCAGGATATCCTTAATATGCTGGCCAAATTAAAATTCATAGTGGAGATAGTAACATCCAGTGATGAAAGAAAATATAAAATCTCTAAAAATATAGATATTCTCTCCATAGGATATGTTATATCCCAGATTACCCAGGTGGGATATAGCCAGGAGGTAGGGGAGGAATCCAGGGAGATCTTAGAAAAAATAGATAAAGCCATAGAAAATTTTCAATACGACCTGTTGTTAAAAGATATAGAAATATAA
- a CDS encoding NAD(P)/FAD-dependent oxidoreductase — protein sequence MKAVINNIMIPIEKDQDQAIKNELMNKGIDLSDVVHIEYIKRSIDSRKKTQIKFLYNLELTLKKEIDLEGHKWLTKPKALQIKSRRPKNLAGPVGVIGSGPAGLFAALRLCEYGYKPIIFERGKKVEERDQSIDNFYANDDLDINSNIQFGEGGAGTYSDGKLNTRVKSEYITHVFETLVKLGAQKEIMWDYKPHIGTDILKLVTKNLRSKIIQMGGTFYFDTLVENVLIKDNKVMAVDTVSHGKKDRVEIEHLVLAIGHSARDTYRMLHKNGVFMENKPFAMGTRIEHPRAAIDKMQYGKFAGHKNLEAATYSMTYNNKAESRGVFSFCMCPGGVIVNAASEKNTSLVNGMSYSKRDGEFSNSAIAVGIKANEFGDHLFSGMEYQEKLEKDAYNSVGNYGGVSQRVVDFMKDKKSTSLPKSSYPMRMKSENLNEFFPDMIKKNMKSAFHQWKKMPDFISNEALLIGPETRTSAPVKITRNDAGESVSTKGLYPIGEGAGYAGGITSAAIDGLKIVDSIFAEEIR from the coding sequence ATGAAAGCAGTAATAAATAATATAATGATCCCCATAGAGAAGGATCAGGACCAGGCTATAAAAAATGAACTGATGAATAAAGGGATAGATCTGTCCGATGTTGTCCATATAGAGTATATAAAGCGTTCCATTGATTCCAGAAAAAAAACTCAGATCAAATTTTTATATAATTTGGAATTAACCCTGAAGAAAGAGATCGATTTAGAGGGTCATAAATGGCTCACTAAGCCCAAGGCCCTGCAAATCAAATCCAGAAGGCCTAAGAACTTAGCCGGGCCTGTAGGAGTGATAGGAAGCGGGCCTGCGGGGCTCTTTGCGGCGCTCCGGTTATGTGAATACGGATATAAGCCCATTATCTTTGAACGTGGAAAAAAAGTGGAGGAAAGGGACCAATCCATCGACAACTTCTACGCAAATGATGATCTGGATATAAACTCTAATATCCAGTTTGGAGAGGGAGGAGCCGGGACTTATTCCGATGGTAAGCTGAATACCCGGGTAAAGAGTGAATATATTACCCATGTATTTGAAACTTTGGTGAAATTAGGGGCCCAGAAAGAAATTATGTGGGATTATAAACCCCATATAGGTACCGATATCCTAAAACTTGTAACAAAAAATCTGAGATCCAAGATAATACAGATGGGAGGGACATTTTATTTTGATACCCTGGTTGAAAATGTCCTTATAAAAGACAATAAAGTTATGGCTGTAGATACTGTATCTCACGGTAAAAAGGACAGGGTAGAGATAGAACATCTGGTTTTAGCCATTGGTCACAGTGCCAGGGATACCTATAGGATGCTCCATAAAAATGGTGTATTTATGGAAAATAAACCCTTTGCCATGGGAACAAGGATAGAACATCCAAGGGCAGCTATAGATAAGATGCAGTATGGAAAGTTTGCCGGTCATAAAAATCTGGAAGCTGCTACATACAGTATGACATATAACAACAAGGCAGAGAGCAGAGGGGTATTCTCATTCTGTATGTGCCCGGGAGGAGTTATAGTCAATGCAGCCTCTGAAAAAAATACAAGTCTGGTCAACGGGATGAGTTATTCCAAAAGAGATGGGGAGTTCAGTAACTCTGCCATTGCTGTGGGGATTAAAGCCAATGAGTTTGGTGACCACCTGTTCAGCGGAATGGAATATCAGGAAAAATTAGAAAAAGATGCATATAATTCTGTGGGGAATTATGGAGGAGTATCACAGAGGGTTGTGGACTTTATGAAGGATAAAAAATCTACCTCCCTGCCTAAAAGTAGCTATCCCATGAGGATGAAATCTGAAAATTTAAATGAATTTTTCCCGGATATGATAAAGAAAAACATGAAGTCAGCCTTCCATCAGTGGAAGAAGATGCCTGACTTTATATCCAATGAAGCCCTCCTAATAGGGCCTGAGACGAGGACTTCTGCACCGGTTAAGATTACCAGGAATGATGCAGGGGAATCCGTCAGTACAAAGGGATTATATCCCATAGGTGAAGGAGCAGGATATGCGGGAGGAATCACCAGCGCCGCCATAGACGGGCTGAAGATAGTGGACAGTATATTTGCAGAAGAGATAAGATAA
- a CDS encoding diguanylate cyclase encodes MHSGKSLLYRGRRLKDNLSVVIKTLGKAYPSKEIFSRLELEYSILSRLDHEGIIKAYATKNFKSSFVIIMEDFGDVSLKEMVSTEKLDVKEFLELALQIVDIVGYIHENNIIHKDLNPSNILVNVSTRQLKLIDFGSSSLVAYEHATYKSSNELKGTVSYISPEQTERINSDVDYRSDFYSLGITFYEMLTGELPFRATDILELVHNHIAKDIERPVHRFPEIPNVLWDIILKMTEKDKRDRYQSIVGIRKDLELCQKKLKEVGSIEDFDIGKHDLSSRLEIPKLLYGREDEIKTLLDGFYHSTDGNEAICLIGGKPGVGKTALVKEIHKSVIEKKGYFISGKFEQFQQDLIYFAVVNALKKLVKQLLSESESRLERWKRLILEAVGPNGQLIIEAIPEVKKIIGDQPEPQVLNSKEAKNRFMFTFRDFIRVFAKKEHPLVIFLDDLQWADMSTINLIETLASYRPITYFYFIGTYRNDEVKSGHPLLFAIDELKKNRIVKQIHLQPLNESDINRIVADTLSSDEDKVKIISSVLLKKTEGNPYYLKELFKSFYTDNLIWFDTSKRLWDFDQEAIAKVEVSSNVVEYMIEKLNKLPIDCVHILKIAACIGTQFDLHSVANIMNEPTSKVISLFEKVVKEEIIQPIDYQYRIEFIKSSDLDIKYISKFSFVHDRVQQAVYHLLDNNMKRKVHLAYGKFLLQKSEQDDESVRLIDTVYHLNEGRFQITDIYEKDKLCRLNLKVGLKARNASAFHEAYNYLKVGLELLPTNPWGKAYELSFSMVKEFSECAYLAGHNDIAEEKIQVLLSHAKTELERLKVLSILTQQYSTLGKMEKSIDIGLEGLKLSGLKLSKHPNSLVILKELMLIKWNQGNRKIYELEDSPKMTDEKLIAVFGLMMETLTSVYLTGNKNLFVLLVLKMVNFSLRYGNCSASAFAFSGYGMLLCSVFNNPKDGHEFGKLSMTLNERYPDPKIECRIFHGYTDFIFHWANHWSEMTPLQKKGIKIGYQSGDFLYTSYIAHHNHMWNPQLMLDEMLDKKNMDRDIIKETGYLDALNETDLFINTCRNYMNITEDKYSLDYESFTEKKCLDEMKKNNFTTGITAYHIWKAEIYTFYEVYDKAIEHIEIAKLTIGSVMGLPYIARFSLTTFLAYAGQYKKMNNQDKKLGKKRMKKEYKQIKKWAKFCPSNFQHIQLIMGAELERVSGKPMKALELYNQSIVKAHENKWLRDEALANELAARFFLELGEEKGGVGYLHDSYYLYDRWGATRKVKDMEKKYPHLLFDKQIVRQQTNQTGISTMPNTSTPSVLLNNSSSTISSLDFSTILKSSQAISNEIVLENFLKKMMKIVIENAGAQRGYFITKTNKNLVIHAKASLTKETVDVKLNVSAEDYNKLPKNIINYVARNHEKIVIYNATQEDTYQDDEYIKVNQVKSILCIPLLRHNQLGGILYLENNLTAGAFTVERIRVLEVLTSNILISLENARLYRSLEEHNSKLEQQVAERTKELSVKNSALKEKNQKLEETQKELKLLAMTDPLTKLLNRRSMMEKLLYEELRYRRSKRTFTIILIDIDNFKVFNDQYGHNCGDFILQLLAQEMQSFLRAQDIVSRWGGEEFLILLPETDRDGGLHLAEKLRQKISDQLFIYQNINLSISLTLGVTTYDTLEDIEECIKLADKGLYEGKNKGKNCVVFMDDKI; translated from the coding sequence ATACATAGCGGTAAATCATTATTGTACAGAGGCAGACGATTAAAAGATAATTTATCTGTGGTGATAAAAACCTTAGGTAAAGCTTATCCATCAAAAGAGATTTTTTCTAGATTAGAACTGGAGTATAGTATCCTATCTAGATTGGATCATGAAGGCATAATAAAGGCATATGCTACAAAGAATTTCAAAAGCTCTTTTGTAATTATAATGGAAGACTTCGGAGATGTTTCGCTAAAAGAAATGGTTAGCACAGAGAAACTCGATGTAAAAGAGTTTTTAGAACTAGCATTACAAATAGTTGATATTGTTGGATATATTCACGAAAACAATATTATCCACAAGGATTTAAATCCTTCTAATATACTTGTAAATGTTTCTACACGCCAGCTAAAATTAATTGATTTTGGTAGTTCTTCTCTAGTGGCATATGAGCATGCTACTTATAAAAGTTCCAATGAACTAAAAGGGACAGTTTCATATATATCACCGGAACAAACCGAACGAATAAATAGTGATGTGGATTATAGGTCAGATTTTTATTCATTGGGAATTACATTCTATGAAATGCTTACCGGGGAGCTCCCATTTCGAGCAACGGACATCCTGGAGCTTGTCCACAATCATATTGCAAAGGATATTGAAAGGCCAGTTCATCGATTTCCAGAGATTCCAAACGTTTTGTGGGATATTATTCTTAAAATGACGGAAAAAGATAAGAGGGATAGATATCAAAGTATAGTTGGCATAAGGAAAGATTTAGAATTATGCCAAAAAAAGCTTAAAGAAGTAGGATCAATTGAAGACTTCGATATTGGTAAACATGACTTATCAAGCCGTTTAGAAATTCCCAAACTCCTTTACGGGCGTGAGGATGAGATAAAAACCCTGCTTGACGGATTTTATCATTCAACAGATGGTAATGAAGCAATTTGCTTAATCGGAGGAAAGCCAGGTGTAGGGAAAACCGCTCTAGTAAAGGAAATTCACAAGTCAGTAATTGAGAAAAAAGGTTATTTCATTTCTGGAAAATTTGAACAATTTCAGCAAGATTTAATTTACTTTGCAGTTGTTAACGCATTAAAAAAGCTTGTAAAACAACTGCTTAGTGAAAGTGAATCAAGATTGGAGAGGTGGAAACGTCTTATTTTGGAAGCAGTGGGTCCAAATGGTCAGCTTATTATTGAAGCTATTCCTGAAGTGAAAAAAATTATAGGAGATCAACCAGAACCCCAAGTCTTGAATTCAAAAGAAGCCAAAAACCGGTTCATGTTCACATTTCGAGATTTTATTAGAGTATTTGCTAAAAAAGAGCATCCTCTAGTTATCTTTTTAGATGACCTGCAATGGGCGGATATGTCTACCATTAATTTGATTGAAACACTTGCTTCTTATAGACCTATTACATATTTTTACTTTATAGGTACGTATAGAAATGATGAAGTAAAGTCAGGACATCCCCTTTTATTTGCAATTGATGAACTTAAAAAGAATAGGATTGTAAAACAAATCCATTTGCAGCCTTTAAATGAGAGTGATATAAATCGAATCGTAGCGGATACCCTTTCATCAGATGAGGACAAAGTGAAAATCATCTCATCTGTGCTTTTAAAAAAAACAGAAGGGAATCCTTATTATTTAAAAGAATTGTTTAAGTCCTTTTATACGGATAATTTAATCTGGTTTGATACCTCTAAAAGACTCTGGGATTTTGATCAAGAAGCTATTGCGAAAGTGGAAGTGAGCAGCAATGTTGTGGAGTACATGATCGAAAAACTGAATAAACTACCAATTGATTGTGTACATATTCTAAAGATCGCTGCCTGCATAGGAACACAATTTGATTTGCATTCAGTGGCAAACATCATGAATGAGCCAACCAGTAAAGTGATAAGTTTATTTGAAAAAGTGGTGAAAGAGGAAATAATACAGCCAATAGACTATCAATACAGAATTGAATTTATAAAAAGTTCTGATTTAGACATTAAATACATATCTAAGTTTTCTTTTGTTCATGACAGGGTGCAGCAGGCTGTGTATCATTTACTTGATAATAATATGAAAAGAAAAGTACATCTCGCTTATGGGAAATTTCTACTTCAGAAGTCTGAACAAGATGATGAAAGCGTCAGATTAATTGATACAGTATACCATTTAAACGAAGGAAGGTTTCAAATAACTGATATTTATGAAAAAGATAAACTGTGTAGGCTTAATTTAAAGGTTGGGCTCAAGGCTAGGAATGCCTCGGCTTTTCATGAGGCTTACAACTATTTAAAGGTGGGTCTTGAATTGTTGCCTACAAACCCCTGGGGAAAAGCTTATGAGTTAAGTTTTTCAATGGTTAAAGAATTTTCAGAGTGTGCATATCTCGCAGGCCACAACGATATAGCAGAGGAAAAGATTCAGGTGTTACTAAGTCACGCAAAGACAGAATTAGAAAGACTCAAGGTATTGAGTATTTTAACGCAACAGTACTCTACCTTAGGTAAAATGGAAAAATCGATTGATATAGGTCTGGAAGGATTAAAGTTAAGCGGATTAAAGTTATCAAAACATCCGAACTCTTTAGTAATTTTAAAAGAGCTTATGCTTATAAAATGGAATCAAGGAAACAGGAAAATTTATGAGCTAGAGGACTCTCCTAAAATGACAGATGAAAAGCTAATAGCAGTCTTTGGATTGATGATGGAAACATTGACATCAGTTTATTTGACCGGTAATAAAAATCTGTTTGTCTTATTAGTTCTTAAAATGGTGAATTTTTCTTTGAGGTATGGTAATTGTTCGGCATCTGCATTTGCATTTTCTGGTTATGGGATGCTGCTTTGCTCTGTCTTTAATAATCCAAAGGATGGTCATGAATTTGGGAAACTAAGTATGACTCTTAATGAACGCTATCCTGACCCTAAAATAGAATGTAGAATCTTTCATGGATATACGGATTTTATTTTTCATTGGGCAAATCATTGGTCGGAAATGACACCGCTTCAAAAAAAGGGCATTAAAATAGGTTATCAGTCTGGTGATTTTTTATATACTTCATACATTGCGCATCATAACCATATGTGGAATCCTCAACTTATGTTAGATGAGATGCTAGATAAGAAAAACATGGATCGAGACATTATCAAAGAAACAGGCTATCTTGATGCACTAAATGAGACAGACCTATTTATTAATACATGTCGTAATTATATGAATATAACCGAAGACAAATACTCACTTGATTATGAGAGTTTTACCGAAAAAAAATGCCTGGATGAGATGAAAAAAAATAATTTTACAACAGGTATTACTGCGTATCATATATGGAAAGCAGAAATCTATACTTTTTATGAAGTTTACGATAAAGCTATCGAACATATTGAAATAGCAAAACTAACAATAGGATCTGTAATGGGGCTGCCATATATCGCCCGATTTTCCTTAACTACCTTTTTGGCATATGCCGGTCAATATAAAAAAATGAACAATCAAGATAAAAAACTAGGAAAGAAGCGAATGAAAAAAGAATATAAGCAGATTAAAAAATGGGCCAAATTTTGCCCAAGTAATTTTCAACATATTCAACTGATTATGGGAGCTGAATTAGAAAGAGTTTCAGGTAAGCCAATGAAGGCATTAGAACTTTATAATCAAAGTATAGTGAAAGCCCATGAGAATAAATGGTTACGTGATGAGGCTCTGGCAAATGAGTTGGCTGCAAGGTTCTTTTTAGAGCTAGGCGAAGAAAAAGGAGGAGTAGGGTATTTGCATGATTCTTATTATCTTTATGATAGATGGGGGGCCACTCGAAAGGTAAAAGATATGGAGAAAAAATATCCCCATTTATTATTTGATAAGCAAATAGTCCGGCAACAAACTAACCAAACAGGTATAAGTACTATGCCAAACACTTCAACACCATCTGTGCTACTGAATAACAGCAGTAGCACAATCAGCAGTCTAGATTTTTCGACAATTTTAAAATCTTCCCAGGCTATTTCAAATGAGATTGTTCTTGAAAATTTTCTCAAAAAGATGATGAAAATTGTTATTGAAAATGCAGGGGCTCAAAGAGGTTATTTTATTACAAAGACTAATAAGAATTTAGTCATACATGCAAAAGCATCGTTGACTAAAGAAACGGTAGATGTAAAGCTAAATGTTTCGGCTGAGGATTACAATAAGCTTCCTAAAAATATAATCAATTACGTTGCCAGAAACCACGAAAAAATAGTAATCTATAATGCAACTCAAGAAGATACATATCAGGATGATGAATATATTAAAGTAAACCAGGTAAAATCCATCCTTTGCATCCCATTATTACGTCATAATCAATTAGGGGGTATTTTGTATCTTGAAAATAATTTAACAGCAGGAGCTTTTACAGTGGAGAGGATAAGAGTTTTGGAAGTTCTAACTTCTAATATACTAATATCATTAGAAAATGCAAGGCTTTATAGGTCACTAGAAGAACATAATAGTAAACTTGAACAACAAGTAGCCGAGAGAACAAAGGAATTATCTGTAAAAAATTCTGCCCTTAAAGAAAAAAATCAAAAATTAGAAGAAACTCAAAAGGAATTGAAACTTTTAGCTATGACAGATCCATTGACAAAACTTCTTAACAGAAGAAGCATGATGGAGAAGCTGCTGTATGAAGAACTACGATATAGAAGAAGTAAAAGAACTTTTACAATCATACTAATAGATATTGATAACTTCAAAGTTTTTAACGACCAGTACGGACATAACTGCGGGGATTTTATATTACAACTACTCGCACAAGAAATGCAATCTTTTTTAAGAGCACAAGATATAGTCTCCCGTTGGGGTGGTGAAGAATTTTTAATTTTGTTGCCAGAGACAGATAGAGACGGCGGTCTGCATCTTGCAGAAAAACTACGTCAAAAAATTTCAGATCAATTATTTATATACCAAAATATTAATCTTTCCATTTCGCTAACCCTTGGAGTAACTACTTATGATACTCTAGAAGACATTGAAGAATGTATTAAACTTGCTGATAAAGGACTTTATGAAGGGAAGAACAAAGGGAAGAATTGCGTAGTTTTTATGGATGATAAGATATAG
- a CDS encoding SDR family NAD(P)-dependent oxidoreductase codes for MIYSLITGGTSGLGYELAKKLIKMGKNVIIMGRDEKKLNSSTKELKIISQEVKVIGVKIDISNLSEVDKFFLDLKTDNIEIEHLYNNAGQGFFGSVEEVTEYEISSILNSNLVGLINMTSRAVTHMKSLEQKCKIINILSTAAQIGKKNETIYCAAKWGAKGFLESVRDEIHGGNIEVIIVYPGGMNTPFWNDIDSGYEFLTFMKAEDVAEEIVHAAINHKILISDLVINRRK; via the coding sequence ATGATATATTCATTGATAACAGGGGGAACTTCGGGCCTCGGTTATGAACTGGCAAAAAAATTAATAAAGATGGGTAAAAACGTTATAATAATGGGTAGAGATGAAAAAAAACTAAATAGTTCAACCAAAGAATTGAAGATAATTTCTCAAGAAGTAAAGGTTATAGGGGTTAAAATTGATATTTCTAATCTGTCTGAAGTAGATAAATTTTTTTTAGATTTAAAAACAGATAATATTGAGATAGAGCATCTGTATAACAATGCAGGGCAAGGGTTCTTTGGGAGTGTAGAAGAGGTGACAGAGTATGAGATAAGTTCCATCCTAAATTCCAACCTCGTTGGATTGATTAATATGACTTCAAGAGCTGTAACACACATGAAAAGTTTGGAACAAAAGTGTAAAATTATTAATATTTTATCTACTGCTGCACAAATAGGAAAGAAAAATGAAACTATATATTGTGCTGCCAAATGGGGAGCAAAGGGCTTTCTTGAATCAGTAAGGGATGAAATCCATGGTGGAAATATAGAGGTCATTATAGTTTATCCAGGAGGGATGAATACTCCATTTTGGAATGACATCGATTCAGGATATGAGTTTTTAACATTTATGAAAGCTGAAGATGTAGCAGAAGAAATTGTTCATGCAGCTATTAATCATAAGATATTAATTTCAGATTTAGTTATTAACAGAAGAAAGTAA